In one window of Streptomyces roseofulvus DNA:
- a CDS encoding response regulator transcription factor — MQVLVVEDDTRIAEALTEALQRFGHDVDWVGSGAEALRAAHRTEFVLLDLGLPDLDGQEVCRRVRETSGVPIIAVTARSEELDRILVLQAGADDYLVKPYSMRELLARMDAVARRVHAPARAERSAGTGAEDELCALGPLLVDLRTRMVQLDGELVHLTRREFDLLAALLDDAGAVKGRDDLINEVWDPNWHGSTRTLDVHIGSLRSKLGGREWIQSVRGVGFRLVLPDRH, encoded by the coding sequence ATGCAGGTGCTCGTGGTGGAAGACGACACGCGGATCGCCGAGGCGCTGACCGAGGCATTGCAGAGATTCGGACACGACGTCGACTGGGTCGGCAGTGGGGCCGAGGCCTTGCGGGCCGCGCACCGCACCGAGTTCGTCCTGCTGGACCTCGGACTGCCCGACCTGGACGGGCAGGAGGTGTGCCGGCGCGTACGAGAGACCTCCGGCGTTCCCATCATCGCGGTCACCGCGCGGTCCGAGGAACTCGACCGGATCCTGGTGTTACAGGCCGGCGCCGACGACTACCTGGTCAAGCCGTACAGCATGCGGGAACTGCTGGCGCGCATGGACGCGGTCGCCCGGCGCGTGCACGCACCCGCCCGGGCCGAGCGGTCGGCGGGCACCGGCGCCGAGGACGAACTCTGCGCGCTGGGCCCCCTCCTGGTCGACCTGCGGACGCGCATGGTGCAGCTGGACGGCGAACTGGTGCACCTGACCCGCCGCGAGTTCGACCTGCTGGCAGCGCTCCTCGACGACGCCGGCGCCGTCAAGGGCAGGGACGACCTCATCAACGAGGTGTGGGACCCCAACTGGCACGGTTCCACGCGCACCCTCGACGTGCACATCGGCTCGCTGCGGAGCAAGCTCGGCGGCCGGGAGTGGATCCAGTCGGTGCGCGGCGTGGGCTTCCGCCTGGTCCTGCCCGACCGGCACTGA